The following proteins come from a genomic window of Neofelis nebulosa isolate mNeoNeb1 chromosome 5, mNeoNeb1.pri, whole genome shotgun sequence:
- the LOC131512434 gene encoding small ubiquitin-related modifier 2-like translates to MADEKPKEGVKTENNDHINLKVAGQDGSVVQFKIKRHTPLSKLMKAYCERQGLSMRQIRFRFDGQPINETDTPAQLEMEDEDTIDVFQQQTGSVY, encoded by the exons ATGGCCGACGAAAAGCCCAAGGAAGGAGTCAAGACTGAGAACAACGATCATATTAATTTGAAGGTGGCGGGGCAGGATGGTTCTGTGGTGCAGTTTAAGATTAAGAGGCATACACCACTTAGTAAACTAATGAAAGCCTATTGTGAACGACAGGGTTTGTCAATGAGGCAGATCAGATTCCGATTTGATGGGCAGCCAATCAATGAAACAGACACACCTGCACA GTTGGAAATGGAGGATGAAGATACAATTGATGTGTTCCAGCAGCAGACAGGAAGTGTCTACTAA